In one window of Cydia fagiglandana chromosome 1, ilCydFagi1.1, whole genome shotgun sequence DNA:
- the LOC134666741 gene encoding proteasome assembly chaperone 2, which yields MDQINLWKFFDTGHLKGFTLIIPSVAVGNVGQLACDLLISSLNMKKIASVYSSALIPVAGYDPYDLKSSKLSSSCEAYKCGERQLVILQLRAPLVFEYAQNFLEDVVKQFKAKKIKDIIVLTSSFAHERKHIMTSPFRYLASETSPYEDCLKSLNWLVHESLEGGIKIYGGGFATQIFQICKELDVPSLIIYKYCSEGDNIPDAYEMVNYLNNLLQFYSEGSDLMSELIQPVSWKLLFGRPPPRDIY from the coding sequence ATGGATCAAATCAACCTGTGGAAGTTCTTCGATACTGGTCATTTGAAGGGGTTCACATTGATCATTCCGAGCGTTGCAGTGGGAAATGTTGGGCAGCTTGCCTGTGACTTGCTAATTTCGTCTTTAAATATGAAGAAAATTGCATCAGTTTACAGCTCAGCTCTTATCCCGGTGGCTGGTTATGATCCGTACGACTTGAAATCCAGCAAACTTTCAAGCAGTTGTGAAGCATACAAATGTGGAGAAAGACAATTGGTTATTCTACAGCTGAGAGCACCTCTTGTATTTGAATACGCACAAAATTTCCTAGAGGATGTTGTAAAACAattcaaagcaaaaaaaattaaggatATTATTGTGCTCACCAGCAGTTTTGCTCATGAAAGGAAGCACATAATGACATCTCCATTTAGATACTTAGCAAGTGAGACTTCACCATATGAAGATTGCTTGAAATCTTTGAATTGGTTGGTGCATGAGTCATTGGAAGGCGGCATTAAAATATACGGAGGGGGCTTTGCGACTCaaatatttcaaatttgtaAAGAGCTTGATGTGCCCTCTctcataatatacaaatactgtTCTGAAGGAGACAATATTCCTGATGCCTATGAAAtggttaattatttaaataatcttCTGCAGTTTTATAGTGAAGGATCAGATTTGATGTCTGAGCTAATACAGCCTGTGTCATGGAAGCTTCTGTTTGGCCGACCACCACCAAGAGATATTTACtaa
- the LOC134667373 gene encoding peroxisomal biogenesis factor 3, whose translation MFSSVRNFLHRHRRKFIVTGAVFGGLYLLTSYAQKKLREWQEREAKKFFEMTRKKQHFESTERTCNQTILSLSKIVTDNILSSIDTERIVLELQENPENKLALWEQMKIMIFTRICVIVYALTILQVTLRIQLNIIGGYLYRDSVCEEEPLIDSDLQAKYLSLCHHFVSQGIEDFVKQIEQAVKRVVEPVSLKKKITLQEVEQMFWSIQTILCTDTVQGDPVKKMVHYLVGHTATTNDSKLDTIVKETMDVLESDEVTSIAMSSIGRSFSSVIDEVANLFATRSVPITKNHLEVGEGHVVTNGALRLGTSPSPFVDVNKVELHFVKILPLINELITKNTCKGNTNIPDLLTQQLTLNDKLKLLGANIYEVFSSS comes from the coding sequence ATGTTCTCCAGTGTAAGAAACTTTTTGCACCGACACAGGAGGAAGTTTATAGTAACTGGTGCAGTATTCGGTGGCCTGTACTTATTAACAAGTTACGCTCAAAAAAAATTGCGGGAATGGCAAGAAAGAGAAGCAAAAAAGTTTTTTGAGATGACTCGCAAAAAGCAGCACTTTGAAAGCACTGAACGGACTTGTAATCAAACAATTCTGTCTTTGTCTAAAATTGTCACAGATAATATTTTGAGTTCTATAGACACTGAAAGAATTGTTCTAGAGTTGCAGGAGAACCCAGAAAACAAATTGGCTCTGTGGGAACAaatgaaaataatgattttCACTAGAATCTGTGTCATTGTGTATGCATTGACCATACTGCAAGTGACATTGAGAATTCAACTCAATATAATTGGAGGATATCTATATAGAGACTCTGTATGTGAGGAGGAACCTCTTATTGACAGTGATCTACAAGCTAAATACTTATCTTTATGCCACCATTTTGTCAGCCAAGGCATTGAAGATTTTGTAAAACAAATTGAACAAGCAGTCAAACGGGTTGTAGAGCCAGTATCATTGAAAAAGAAAATAACATTACAAGAAGTAGAACAAATGTTCTGGTCCATACAAACTATTTTATGTACTGATACAGTACAAGGAGATCCAGTAAAGAAAATGGTGCACTATTTAGTGGGTCACACTGCTACCACTAATGACTCAAAACTGGATACAATAGTAAAAGAAACTATGGATGTATTGGAAAGTGATGAGGTCACCTCAATAGCTATGTCCTCGATTGGAAGAAGTTTCTCATCTGTTATTGATGAAGTGGCAAATTTGTTTGCAACCAGGTCAGTTCCAATTACTAAGAACCATTTGGAAGTAGGAGAGGGTCATGTGGTCACAAATGGAGCTCTAAGGCTGGGTACAAGTCCCAGTCCATTCGTAGATGTAAATAAAGTAGAattgcattttgttaaaattttaCCACTGATCAATGAACTGATCACTAAGAACACATGCAAGGGTAATACTAACATTCCAGATTTATTAACTCAACAGTTAACCCTCAATGACAAGTTAAAATTGTTGGGTGCAAATATTTATGAAGTATTCAGTAGTTCCTAA